The following are encoded in a window of Alosa sapidissima isolate fAloSap1 chromosome 12, fAloSap1.pri, whole genome shotgun sequence genomic DNA:
- the znhit6 gene encoding box C/D snoRNA protein 1 translates to MYDNMESLILPTKDDFDSECDSPGEMNERGKKRKISLTRCGMCDTEEARYRCPGCMTHSCSLVCVKKHKVETGCSGVRDKAAFVPLSEFDEINLLNDYRFLEETGRLADSTTRDVFTQLPQQTQRVQKLAKQANAAKIKLKVLPRTFTKRKENSTFYHRREGRFYWHLKLLFPQSSAEYAEKRVPDNQTLEEILKSYIHPTESDPIRRQKLKIYAHSPVDHVRVFMKAEENRPNSLRYHELDLKKSLKDNLMHKTIIEYPALHVTLKDHCQDYLTQRQGEMWTPRFTTTTTTPSESVVLAGPEADAATELPKVDPHSLCVTLSARPLAKKVKRAPLSEDELEDGEILSGGEEEKDDEGKPADGPGSEILGANHNKQGESEVDGSCQEDKTDGHHDEGLTGDVSSDEN, encoded by the exons ATGTATGACAATATGGAATCATTGATCCTTCCAACAAAGGATGACTTCGATAGTGAATGCGACTCACCTggtgaaatgaatgaaagagGAAAGAAGCGAAAGATATCCCTGACAAG GTGTGGTATGTGTGACACAGAGGAGGCGAGATATAGGTGTCCTGGCTGCATGACGCACTCCTGTAG TTTGGTATGTGTAAAGAAGCATAAAGTGGAGACAGGATGCAGTGGTGTTCGAGATAAAGCTGCTTTTGTACCCCTCTCTGAGTTTGATGAGATCAACCTCCTCAATg ACTACAGGTTTCTGGAGGAGACTGGGAGATTGGCAGATAGCACCACAAGGGATGTCTTTACTCAGCTACCTCAACAAACCCAGAGG GTCCAGAAGCTGGCTAAGCAGGCCAACGCAGCTAAAATCAAACTGAAGGTCCTCCCCAGAACATTCACCAAAAGGAAAGAGAACTCCACCTTTTACCACAGAAG AGAGGGACGTTTCTACTGGCATCTGAAGCTCCTTTTCCCCCAGAGCAGTGCTGAATACGCAGAAAAGAG AGTTCCAGATAATCAAACCTTGGAGGAGATTCTCAAGTCTTACATCCACCCCACAGAGTCTGACCCAATTAGACGGCAAAA GTTAAAGATTTATGCTCATTCCCCAGTGGACCATGTTAGGGTCTTTATGAAGGCAGAGGAGAACAGGCCTAATTCGCTAAG GTACCATGAGCTAGACCTGAAGAAAAGCTTAAAAGACAACCTGATGCACAAAACCATCATTGAGTATCCTGCCCTGCATGTGACTTTGAAGGACCACTGCCAAGACTACCTCACTCAGAGACAAG GAGAAATGTGGACACCTcgcttcaccaccaccaccaccaccccttcaGAGAGTGTTGTCCTTGCTGGTCCTGAAGCTGATGCAGCGACAGAGCTACCTAAGGTGGACCCCCATAGCCTTTGTGTAACCCTCTCAGCCAGACCCCTGGCGAAGAAGGTGAAGAGGGCCCCGCTCAGCGAGGATGAGCTGGAGGACGGCGAGATCCTGAGTGGtggtgaggaagagaaagatgaTGAAGGCAAACCTGCCGATGGACCCGGTAGTGAGATTCTGGGTGCAAatcacaataagcaaggtgaaAGTGAGGTTGATGGTAGTTGTCAAGAGGATAAGACTGATGGTCATCACGATGAAGGGTTGACCGGTGATGTGAGCAGTGATGAGAACTGA